A single window of Streptomyces sp. NBC_00464 DNA harbors:
- a CDS encoding helix-turn-helix transcriptional regulator, producing the protein MGGIGEDGTLADPHGAAGRTASGTQLSEDAVRVFRWVSDQGSCDAKTLGATLGLPEGCAASAVVTLTELLLLRYLPEDSDRLVPVAPDAAIAALVAPKEAGLRRQLAEIDQLRGELALLTPFYTEGRRRWQGRAPLTEVTDLKTVVGLITEATMRCRLEVRTCHPGGGRSPTLLEQAFIRDRDMLRRGVRMRTLYQHTARYHLPTQEYARRMTDEGAEIRTMSELFGRMVAFDGETVFIPHQDDLDAAIVIHEPSTVAYLCATFDHTWSLAEPYHPAWTESSARDEVKQAIVRLLAEGMKDEMVARRLGMSLRTCRKHIAEIMEQLGAASRFQAGYLARVQSSGPAAAATGGA; encoded by the coding sequence ATGGGCGGCATAGGTGAGGACGGCACGTTAGCGGATCCGCACGGAGCGGCCGGGCGGACGGCGTCCGGCACGCAGCTGTCCGAGGACGCCGTCCGGGTGTTCCGGTGGGTGAGCGACCAGGGATCGTGCGACGCGAAGACGCTGGGCGCGACACTGGGGCTGCCGGAGGGTTGCGCTGCCTCGGCGGTGGTGACACTGACCGAACTGCTGCTGCTGCGCTATCTGCCGGAGGACTCCGACCGGCTGGTGCCGGTGGCGCCGGACGCGGCCATAGCCGCGTTGGTCGCGCCGAAGGAGGCCGGGCTGCGCCGGCAGCTCGCTGAGATCGATCAACTCCGGGGTGAACTGGCCCTCCTGACGCCGTTCTACACGGAGGGCAGGCGCCGATGGCAGGGGCGTGCGCCACTGACCGAGGTCACGGACCTGAAGACCGTCGTGGGCTTGATCACCGAGGCGACCATGCGGTGCCGGCTGGAGGTCCGCACCTGCCACCCAGGAGGTGGCCGCTCCCCGACGCTGCTGGAGCAGGCGTTCATCCGGGACCGGGACATGCTGCGCCGCGGCGTGCGGATGCGCACGCTGTACCAGCACACGGCCCGCTACCACCTGCCGACGCAGGAGTACGCGCGGCGGATGACCGACGAGGGGGCCGAGATCAGGACGATGAGTGAACTGTTCGGCCGCATGGTCGCCTTCGACGGGGAGACGGTGTTCATCCCGCACCAGGACGACCTGGACGCCGCCATCGTCATCCACGAGCCGTCCACGGTGGCGTACCTGTGCGCGACCTTCGACCACACCTGGTCGCTGGCTGAGCCCTACCACCCGGCCTGGACGGAGAGTTCGGCGCGGGACGAGGTGAAGCAGGCCATCGTGCGGCTGCTGGCGGAGGGGATGAAGGACGAGATGGTGGCCCGGCGGTTGGGTATGTCGTTGCGCACCTGCCGCAAGCACATCGCCGAGATCATGGAGCAGCTGGGGGCGGCCAGCCGCTTCCAGGCCGGCTATCTGGCCCGTGTGCAGTCCTCCGGTCCTGCCGCGGCGGCCACGGGCGGCGCCTGA